A single window of Streptomyces griseoviridis DNA harbors:
- a CDS encoding ISAs1 family transposase: MPSSLIGVLQRHCEDIDAACPDPQQFTSLAEVLGRIPDPRRVRGRRYRLGSLLALCLVAVLGGATSLAAIARFAVDTDYDLREQLGLTSSTPNASTRGRLLARLNGDTLDDAVGAWLARYATDPVDEPGDTLVGLAVDGKTVRGSRTDGAAVHLLAAALHACQTVIAQRQIAAKSNEIPAFAPLLDRINLSGVVVTADAMHTQRAHAEHVITAGGHYLLVVKGNQKKLRKQLRGLPWHQIPLQARTTGAGHGRRVKVCTARPGLLFPHAVQAMEVKRRRTHRKTGKVETKTVYAVTSLPPEQAGPAQLAELIQNHWSVEALHHVRDVTFGEDASRVRTGTAPRAMATLRNLAIGLMRQAGWTNIAAAADHYRSRPQHATAMLRLTA; this comes from the coding sequence GTGCCATCTTCCCTGATCGGTGTCCTGCAGCGCCACTGCGAGGACATCGACGCCGCCTGCCCGGATCCGCAGCAGTTCACCTCCCTGGCCGAGGTGCTGGGGCGGATACCCGATCCCCGCCGGGTCCGGGGACGCCGCTACCGCTTGGGCTCCCTGCTCGCGCTGTGCCTGGTCGCCGTCCTCGGCGGAGCCACGTCCCTGGCCGCCATCGCCCGCTTCGCTGTCGATACCGACTACGACCTGCGCGAACAACTCGGGCTCACCTCCAGTACACCGAACGCCTCCACACGGGGACGGCTCCTCGCCCGCCTGAACGGCGACACCCTCGACGACGCCGTGGGCGCCTGGCTCGCCCGGTACGCCACCGACCCGGTCGACGAACCCGGCGACACGCTGGTCGGCCTGGCCGTCGACGGCAAGACGGTGCGCGGATCCCGCACCGACGGCGCAGCCGTCCACCTGCTCGCCGCCGCGCTCCACGCCTGCCAGACCGTGATCGCCCAACGCCAGATCGCCGCGAAGAGCAACGAAATACCCGCCTTCGCCCCGCTGCTGGACCGGATCAACCTGAGCGGCGTCGTCGTCACCGCCGATGCGATGCACACCCAGCGCGCCCACGCCGAACACGTCATCACCGCCGGCGGCCACTACCTCCTGGTGGTCAAGGGGAACCAGAAGAAGCTGCGCAAGCAACTGCGGGGCCTGCCCTGGCACCAGATCCCGCTGCAGGCCCGCACCACCGGGGCCGGGCACGGCCGCCGCGTGAAGGTCTGCACCGCCCGTCCCGGCCTACTCTTCCCACACGCCGTCCAGGCCATGGAGGTCAAGCGCCGCCGCACCCACCGCAAGACCGGCAAGGTCGAAACGAAGACCGTCTACGCGGTCACCAGCCTCCCACCCGAACAGGCCGGCCCGGCGCAACTCGCCGAACTCATTCAGAACCACTGGTCAGTTGAGGCCCTGCACCACGTCAGAGACGTGACGTTCGGCGAAGACGCCTCGCGAGTACGCACCGGCACCGCACCCCGCGCCATGGCCACCCTGCGCAACCTCGCCATCGGACTCATGCGCCAAGCAGGCTGGACCAACATCGCCGCCGCAGCCGATCACTACCGGTCACGCCCCCAGCACGCGACAGCCATGCTCCGGCTCACAGCCTGA
- a CDS encoding putative quinol monooxygenase yields MIATYGFSATLTARPGLGDRLVDLLLTGLNPGSPGASGHCVVYLVSRSASDPDIVHVTEGWTSEDDHHRIFAGEAARSIVAQIDPLLDKEPEYTDHVPVRGKAAF; encoded by the coding sequence ATGATCGCCACCTACGGCTTCAGCGCCACCCTGACCGCCAGGCCCGGCCTGGGCGACCGACTCGTCGACCTGCTGCTGACCGGCCTGAACCCGGGGAGCCCCGGCGCGAGCGGACACTGCGTCGTCTATCTGGTCTCGCGCTCCGCGTCCGATCCCGACATCGTCCACGTCACCGAGGGCTGGACCAGCGAGGACGACCATCACCGGATCTTCGCCGGTGAGGCCGCCCGGTCCATCGTGGCGCAGATCGACCCGCTGCTTGACAAGGAACCCGAGTACACCGACCACGTCCCGGTCCGCGGCAAGGCCGCCTTCTGA
- a CDS encoding response regulator, translating into MPEQIRVLVVDDEPVIRAGLSAILDSQADVTVAGTANDGEEAVEVCARLRPDVLVMDIRMPRRDGLWALAELRRRGLLGPGRSRVLMLTTFDLDAYVDDALAAGASGFLLKNSSFEELGAAVRAAAAGHSALSPAVTQRIIEGHLSGRRLPSDQELARLRDLTQREADVLRLIRDGLSNAEIADRLVVSLHTVKTHVSRVLTKTGCQSRAQAAVLARNTLP; encoded by the coding sequence ATGCCTGAGCAGATCCGCGTGCTCGTCGTGGACGACGAGCCGGTCATCCGCGCCGGGCTGAGCGCGATCCTGGACAGCCAGGCGGACGTCACCGTGGCGGGCACCGCGAACGACGGTGAGGAAGCCGTCGAGGTGTGCGCGCGGCTGCGGCCGGATGTGCTGGTGATGGACATCCGGATGCCGCGCCGCGACGGCCTGTGGGCGCTGGCCGAGCTGCGCCGCCGGGGCCTGCTCGGGCCGGGGCGCAGCCGGGTGCTCATGCTGACCACGTTCGACCTGGATGCCTACGTCGACGATGCGCTGGCGGCCGGGGCCTCCGGCTTCCTTCTGAAGAACAGTTCGTTCGAAGAGCTGGGTGCGGCCGTGCGCGCCGCGGCGGCCGGGCACAGCGCGCTGAGCCCCGCGGTGACCCAGCGGATCATCGAGGGCCACCTCAGCGGTCGGCGCCTGCCCAGCGATCAGGAGCTGGCCCGTCTGAGGGACCTCACCCAGCGGGAGGCCGACGTGCTGCGTCTGATCCGGGACGGTCTGAGCAACGCCGAGATCGCCGACCGCCTCGTCGTCAGCCTGCACACGGTCAAGACGCACGTCAGCCGCGTGCTCACGAAGACCGGCTGCCAGAGCCGGGCACAGGCGGCGGTGCTGGCGAGGAACACCCTGCCCTGA
- a CDS encoding serine hydrolase domain-containing protein translates to MALTTCLGAALASCSDEAEPAAGQSAASPAADARLARLAQQAADTGSLGVIVRVDTGDGKPVEIAKQAAWTKDDHRLAVGDRFRVGSNTKTVTATLVLQQVAQQRISLDDTVEKWLPGLVEGGEHITVRMLLNHTSGLGDFLLTPQFLPSLTGQEKRTWTPRELLAITPQQGPPTEPGETYSYSNANYEALGLILEKATGSSLAELIEQKITKPLGMKDSYLATDAEWDTGENSDNEHVTGYEPDAARLKKILSATVDLPDGVGFVGADRPGHNVDTSAIDPSWSWAAGGMVSTAADWQTFLTALNSGELLPEPQLKHMRTTVDAPEEGGGYGLGLMRVDTVCGTVWGHTGGLPGYSSEIYTDATGTRSVAVFTSTNFGIKEEKAATANKALVEAATCQMLGKPQPAHSPAG, encoded by the coding sequence ATGGCCTTGACGACCTGTCTGGGCGCGGCGCTCGCGAGCTGCTCGGACGAGGCCGAACCGGCGGCCGGGCAGAGCGCGGCGAGCCCGGCGGCCGACGCGCGGCTGGCCCGCCTCGCGCAGCAGGCGGCAGACACCGGCTCCCTGGGCGTCATCGTCCGCGTCGACACCGGCGACGGGAAGCCCGTCGAGATCGCCAAGCAGGCCGCCTGGACCAAGGACGACCACCGCCTCGCCGTCGGCGACCGGTTCCGAGTCGGGTCCAACACCAAGACGGTCACCGCGACCCTCGTCCTGCAACAGGTCGCCCAGCAGAGGATCAGCCTCGACGACACGGTCGAGAAGTGGCTGCCCGGCCTGGTCGAGGGCGGTGAGCACATCACCGTACGGATGCTGCTCAACCACACCAGCGGCCTCGGCGACTTCTTGCTGACCCCGCAGTTCCTGCCCTCCCTCACCGGCCAGGAGAAGCGCACCTGGACCCCGCGGGAACTGCTCGCCATCACCCCCCAGCAGGGCCCGCCGACCGAGCCCGGCGAGACGTACTCCTACAGCAACGCCAATTACGAGGCCCTGGGGCTGATCCTCGAGAAGGCCACCGGGAGCAGTCTGGCCGAGCTGATCGAGCAGAAGATCACCAAGCCGCTGGGCATGAAGGACTCCTACCTCGCCACGGACGCGGAATGGGACACCGGAGAAAACAGCGACAACGAGCATGTCACCGGCTACGAGCCGGACGCCGCGCGGCTGAAGAAGATCCTCTCCGCGACCGTGGACCTGCCCGACGGCGTCGGATTCGTCGGAGCCGACCGTCCCGGCCACAACGTCGACACCTCCGCCATCGACCCGAGCTGGTCCTGGGCGGCAGGCGGCATGGTCTCCACCGCGGCGGACTGGCAGACCTTCCTCACCGCGCTGAACTCCGGTGAGCTGCTGCCCGAACCCCAGCTGAAGCACATGCGGACCACCGTGGACGCGCCCGAGGAAGGCGGCGGCTACGGACTGGGGTTGATGCGGGTGGACACGGTCTGCGGCACCGTCTGGGGCCACACGGGCGGCCTGCCCGGCTACTCCAGCGAGATCTACACGGACGCCACCGGCACCCGCAGCGTCGCCGTCTTCACCAGCACGAACTTCGGCATCAAGGAAGAGAAGGCCGCCACCGCGAACAAGGCCCTCGTCGAAGCCGCCACCTGCCAGATGCTCGGCAAGCCTCAGCCCGCGCACAGCCCGGCCGGTTGA
- a CDS encoding sensor histidine kinase, whose translation MRVRDGRWPGWGADAGLVVLTFVPALLSQPYVDTSGPAWVSLMAYEAVGVVVLLLRRRLPATAFVVGFGALLAALVGSAGQGAKLSPLVFLPPAVLLYNLGHHGASRRRTVPAVFCAGVLSVAGLWLNRMTTDSGDFRGGLDVLAALAPMPLAWAMGFAARTRQELLAAAERRAADARRAQVLEAAQATQRERTRIAGEMHDVVAHSLTLLVVHAETLRARGGELPDWARAQVDGLAAAGRQSSGELRDLLRMLRDPVDAVPLQPVPGLGELDALLAGHRAADGTVELTMDVAPRSVPGAIQLAVYRVVQEALVNARRHAPGAPVRVTVRDTDDGELRCEIVNDRGMRRAAAGAGVGLGLVHMEKRMSALGGELTVGPTRDGGFRVAATMPWERADA comes from the coding sequence ATGAGAGTGAGGGACGGCAGGTGGCCCGGGTGGGGTGCCGATGCCGGGCTGGTCGTACTGACGTTTGTGCCGGCGCTGCTGTCGCAGCCGTACGTGGACACTTCCGGGCCGGCGTGGGTATCGCTCATGGCGTACGAGGCGGTGGGCGTGGTGGTCCTGCTGCTACGGCGCCGTCTGCCGGCCACCGCCTTCGTCGTGGGCTTCGGGGCTCTTCTGGCGGCGCTGGTGGGGAGCGCGGGCCAGGGGGCCAAGCTGTCACCTCTGGTCTTTCTGCCGCCGGCGGTGCTGCTCTACAACCTTGGCCACCACGGCGCGAGCCGGCGGCGGACCGTGCCGGCGGTCTTCTGCGCCGGCGTGCTCAGCGTGGCCGGTCTGTGGCTGAACCGGATGACGACCGACTCCGGCGACTTCCGGGGCGGCCTTGACGTGCTCGCCGCGCTGGCCCCGATGCCGCTGGCCTGGGCGATGGGCTTCGCCGCGCGCACCCGGCAGGAGCTGCTGGCCGCGGCCGAGCGGCGGGCGGCCGACGCGCGCCGGGCACAGGTCCTGGAGGCGGCACAGGCCACGCAACGCGAGCGGACAAGGATCGCCGGTGAGATGCACGACGTGGTCGCGCACTCGCTGACTCTGCTCGTCGTGCACGCGGAGACGCTGCGGGCCCGCGGCGGCGAACTGCCCGACTGGGCCCGTGCCCAGGTCGACGGACTGGCCGCGGCGGGCCGGCAGAGCAGCGGCGAGCTGCGTGACCTGCTGCGGATGCTGCGCGACCCCGTGGACGCCGTCCCGCTTCAGCCCGTGCCTGGCCTCGGTGAGCTGGACGCGTTGCTGGCCGGCCACCGGGCCGCGGACGGAACGGTCGAGCTGACGATGGACGTCGCGCCGCGGTCCGTGCCGGGGGCGATCCAGCTGGCGGTGTACCGCGTGGTGCAGGAGGCACTGGTCAACGCCCGTCGGCACGCGCCCGGAGCGCCCGTCAGGGTGACCGTCCGCGACACAGACGACGGAGAGCTGCGGTGCGAGATCGTGAACGACCGGGGGATGCGGCGGGCCGCGGCCGGCGCCGGCGTCGGGCTCGGCCTGGTGCACATGGAGAAACGGATGAGCGCGCTGGGCGGCGAACTCACCGTGGGCCCCACGCGTGACGGCGGTTTCCGCGTCGCGGCGACGATGCCGTGGGAGCGTGCGGATGCCTGA
- a CDS encoding tyrosine-type recombinase/integrase, whose translation MVHQRTVALAGAAHMELVSGVVQLRPEDAMLRGWRAQQKSRGLRDDTIDPRERLIRRFLEFANEYPWQWTPAHLDEWSAWLTGERHLAPSTIRSYQGTVRLFTELLIDARYGWGTACDEAFGAFPVAICHEWNALPHLQDYEGDPEARPFTREELQRFLDYSDDQVARDVKAKRKGALATYRDATLFKVIYGWGLRRTETSKLDVVDFGRNPQARQFGRYGTLNVRYGKAKKGQPPRRRNVLSVMDWAVEAVADYVENARPRFGFSDHPALWITERGGRLQPGSINDRFEAYRDALKLPKDLTPHSIRHSYVTHLTEDGVDRRFIQQQVGHECDSSLAIYTHVSDDFMNTSLHKALAPAFAGAWQEGSGDGRQARLPLAPAQGHGRPRVVLHHRPHPSARRTRHHLVVEPGLPARRRAT comes from the coding sequence GTGGTGCATCAGCGCACGGTGGCCCTGGCCGGGGCGGCTCATATGGAGCTCGTTTCCGGTGTGGTTCAGCTGCGTCCGGAGGACGCGATGCTGAGGGGCTGGCGGGCTCAGCAGAAGTCGCGAGGGCTGAGGGACGACACGATCGACCCGAGGGAACGGCTGATCCGCCGGTTCCTTGAGTTCGCGAACGAGTACCCGTGGCAGTGGACGCCTGCCCACCTGGACGAGTGGTCGGCATGGTTGACGGGCGAGAGGCACTTGGCGCCCTCCACGATCCGCAGCTACCAGGGCACCGTTCGGCTGTTCACCGAGCTCCTCATCGACGCCCGCTACGGCTGGGGCACGGCATGCGATGAAGCCTTCGGCGCTTTCCCAGTGGCGATCTGCCATGAGTGGAATGCCCTCCCTCACCTGCAGGATTACGAGGGCGATCCAGAGGCGCGGCCGTTCACGCGGGAAGAGTTGCAGCGCTTCCTCGACTACTCCGACGACCAAGTCGCACGAGACGTGAAGGCCAAGCGCAAGGGAGCCCTCGCCACTTACCGGGACGCCACTCTCTTCAAGGTCATCTACGGGTGGGGTCTTCGCCGGACCGAGACGTCCAAGCTGGACGTGGTCGACTTCGGACGCAACCCGCAGGCCCGGCAGTTCGGCCGGTACGGCACGCTCAACGTCCGCTACGGCAAGGCGAAGAAGGGCCAGCCGCCGCGGCGGCGGAACGTGCTGTCGGTGATGGACTGGGCCGTCGAGGCTGTCGCCGACTACGTCGAGAACGCCCGGCCGCGCTTCGGATTCTCCGACCACCCGGCTCTGTGGATCACCGAGCGCGGGGGCCGCCTCCAGCCTGGCAGCATCAACGACCGGTTCGAGGCATATCGGGACGCTCTGAAGCTCCCAAAGGACCTGACTCCCCACTCAATCCGGCATTCTTACGTCACCCATCTGACCGAGGACGGGGTCGATCGGCGCTTCATCCAGCAGCAGGTCGGCCACGAGTGCGACAGCTCCCTGGCCATCTATACGCACGTCAGCGACGACTTCATGAACACTTCCCTGCACAAGGCACTGGCCCCGGCGTTCGCCGGGGCCTGGCAGGAGGGATCCGGCGATGGCCGCCAAGCTCGACTACCACTGGCACCTGCGCAAGGTCATGGCCGGCCGCGGGTTGTTCTCCACCACCGACCTCATCCCTCCGCTCGCCGAACGCGGCATCACCTTGTCGTCGAGCCAGGTCTACCGGCTCGTCGTCGAGCGACCTGA
- a CDS encoding helix-turn-helix domain-containing protein gives MAGRGLFSTTDLIPPLAERGITLSSSQVYRLVVERPERLSLKILMALLDILDCTMDDLIEPVAAAGAVKKPKRAAAGGGSASDAEGLGGLRPKRARIRGVDRP, from the coding sequence ATGGCCGGCCGCGGGTTGTTCTCCACCACCGACCTCATCCCTCCGCTCGCCGAACGCGGCATCACCTTGTCGTCGAGCCAGGTCTACCGGCTCGTCGTCGAGCGACCTGAGCGACTGAGCCTCAAGATCCTCATGGCCCTGCTCGACATCCTCGACTGCACCATGGACGACCTCATCGAGCCCGTCGCGGCGGCCGGCGCGGTGAAGAAGCCAAAGAGAGCTGCCGCCGGAGGCGGCTCGGCGTCCGATGCAGAGGGGCTTGGTGGGCTGCGGCCAAAGCGGGCCCGGATCAGGGGTGTTGACCGGCCATGA
- a CDS encoding alpha/beta hydrolase: protein MTMARPALDPELRELLADMPLMSRLNPEVLARLRPLSSTPVEPLLEHRRVDRREITVPAKDGAPIPLSVLSPASPASPASPAHSDRTAAAPCVYWIHGGGMVMGDRFSQIDIPLEWLDRFGAVVVSVDYRLAPEATGTVLVDDCYRGLLWVADHAGELGIDPARIIVAGASAGGGLAAGVTLLARDLGSPAIAAQMLICPMLDHRDTTTSSRQYSGVPGVWTGEMNAFGWASVLGDLTDAEVPEYVSPALAEDLSGLPTAYIDTGSAEVFRDEDTDYATRIWAAGGQAELHVWAGGFHGFDALYPQAHLSTTARRTRTDWLARLLEPRR, encoded by the coding sequence ATGACCATGGCACGACCTGCCCTGGACCCCGAACTGCGGGAACTCCTGGCCGACATGCCCCTCATGTCCCGGCTCAACCCGGAAGTCCTCGCGCGACTGCGCCCACTCTCCTCGACACCTGTCGAGCCCCTCCTCGAGCACCGGCGGGTCGACCGGCGCGAGATCACCGTGCCCGCCAAGGACGGCGCCCCGATCCCTCTGTCGGTCCTCAGTCCCGCGAGTCCTGCGAGTCCTGCGAGCCCCGCGCACTCCGATCGCACCGCCGCCGCGCCCTGCGTCTACTGGATCCACGGCGGCGGGATGGTCATGGGCGACCGCTTCTCCCAGATCGACATCCCACTGGAGTGGCTCGACCGGTTCGGCGCGGTCGTGGTCTCCGTGGACTACCGGCTCGCGCCGGAGGCCACCGGCACCGTCCTGGTCGACGACTGCTACCGGGGGCTGCTCTGGGTCGCTGACCACGCCGGCGAACTGGGCATCGACCCTGCCCGGATCATCGTCGCCGGCGCCAGCGCGGGAGGCGGTCTCGCCGCCGGCGTCACCCTGCTGGCCCGCGACCTCGGCAGCCCGGCGATCGCCGCGCAGATGCTGATCTGCCCCATGCTCGACCACCGCGACACCACCACCTCCAGCCGCCAGTACTCCGGCGTGCCCGGCGTCTGGACCGGTGAGATGAACGCGTTCGGCTGGGCCTCGGTCCTCGGCGACCTCACCGACGCCGAGGTGCCCGAGTACGTCTCGCCCGCGCTGGCCGAGGATCTCTCCGGCCTGCCGACCGCCTACATCGACACGGGCTCCGCGGAGGTCTTCCGTGACGAGGACACCGACTACGCCACCCGCATCTGGGCGGCGGGAGGCCAGGCCGAACTCCACGTGTGGGCGGGCGGCTTCCACGGCTTCGACGCCCTGTACCCGCAGGCACACCTCTCGACCACAGCCCGCCGAACCCGCACGGACTGGCTGGCCCGGCTGCTCGAACCGCGCCGCTGA